One Mus musculus strain C57BL/6J chromosome X, GRCm38.p6 C57BL/6J DNA window includes the following coding sequences:
- the Nexmif gene encoding neurite extension and migration factor: protein MDNQQDKVIAASANGDNNLINGVKNNDSEDQEVAMKSFVALEATTPIQPIPVIQKESPMFPRGLLPPPSKKPCMQSPPSPLALIEAPDHSANSASVNAISLTSGVAKGLNTWSLPNECEKAPFAIMEPAGMSALNGDCLMQPSRTCLGCFMESKEAVDPEPGISLKVSDLNRDYETCAVSDIGIQCINAGENIKYGEQLLSDQLLGFPLHKSRAGDRRESEKPDIDLEDPTQKSYYEALLLDKCNTEEALLANSNQDWGYFETFISESKIELLDLCSKNELSVNLFSEEDVENYMFDDDESTLGSDVCSLKIRYESFQDNVRDKTTLLMQEDAQFNFFPSVFTTCPKRESKSGILKQSSDLSQFKVPDVSIIWGEEDKNLDKKKGKEEVHEDKSIETKDEKDNGEKPALNNKPCGGLEVEQFKNLKADQLTNSLETSGNFSDDSSFIEVSYDAMGEIKDCSRYMARDTNSGSSSSQQNYGLRAKRKVRYSEDYLYDVDSLEGEKVNERKEWPPGGSKEEDDDEWCPKKRRKVTRKEPPVIIKYIIINRFKGEKNMLVKLSKVDASETTVNLSENQLSKYAKLSPLKGFWQKKKKQKNSNTDSVKTPLCQKQSFEPGSFEVSFLPPARKRKSKLGNRHRIQRIQSVETSASSKQVSFCSDQKQACNRKEDGVKGTPKSALLTDPSCANGSHLRGLIVSDSVKVKAQDTEFKGPERKVLNKIKFKSEARLKSKKIKAGQENKPVVQMSPVSEDTSSKANLKNEVTPGTSNSSHMSEFHETKVKNSTFLPTTCSSEMPLSSANVATNIPVIPGGYLQTLLDASDLSNNTSISYFTNHSAEQNEGSLTQTEKAFVPLQSAQDCVLSSSSDSQLQQSSQNFKMEASNFGSLWPDKDTSGSQEFMTEVSREIATNQSSEFEASQVVSMENNLTAITYSPVCLNSDASGCNKVLYASLQDSHLPPEDLYQLCHFNNGEICFPFQQGPLSTDDDGRLFSFDSMTSLTVSSSNYCSLSLKSCEKDGDDEINDDFLAHCSPKLVIQQSIDEIAPLKESTDLLDISNFTPDKFRHSSLLEMSPPDTPSLSPQSTRCESIKTLGTMKGFQEGVPGSLSTVEKIKWDCNTLSQQAQADDGFTLNSHQFQFHMFNDEDSVGLLQKSPCLSTFDEPAGQINTNSKVSKSRKKTSPGKSGAVSQSSSQKNSRKKSPKASNKGVEKPPSKTSRQVPKSTKKGKYVAAVNGEKMQIGIGHSGGQPNSTSSNAKTLTECIQHGGPVASMKIPSQKGLSGDWALGKESRPGWNDMSVVTNTNNLLDDDQREFQEPSYILSNIASGMADVQRFMMASMEPLWEPMEHQGESNTFYSPDSNSLKLKTLKILAGTPQESKKKVTNGSSGATKNHRSVKAVSKSNGKAAIGEPGHADMPGSSEDSRSAFFDKKYSNVNTLGNNGPTHKKLYRHKSSSKGLRDEKYKGKRVEREQAHKDEAGTTSFEKLRDSNYNLLKAETAFGVLPVFEEETHIFQKDI from the exons ATGGATAACCAACAAGATAAAGTTATTGCTGCCTCAGCCAATGGAGACAACAATCTGATTAATGGGGTCAAAAACAATG ACtcagaggaccaggaagtggcaatGAAGTCATTCGTAGCTCTAGAAGCTACTACTCCAATCCAGCCTATACCAGTGATACAAAAAGAGTCCCCGATGTTTCCCAGGGGCCTTCTTCCTCCGCCATCTAAGAAGCCGTGTATGCAGAGCCCTCCATCTCCTTTGGCCCTGATTGAAGCACCCGATCATTCTGCTAATAGTGCTTCTGTGAATGCCATCTCCCTCACATCTGGAGTTGCAAAAGGCCTGAACACATGGTCACTGCCCAACGAGTGTGAGAAAGCTCCATTTGCCATAATGGAACCTGCAGGCATGTCAGCTCTGAACGGAGACTGCCTCATGCAGCCAAGCAGGACTTGCTTAGGTTGCTTCATGGAATCAAAAGAAGCAGTAGATCCTGAACCAGGGATCAGTCTGAAAGTCAGTGATCTAAATCGAGATTATGAAACATGTGCAGTCTCTGACATAGGGATTCAATGCATTAATGCTGGGGAAAACATTAAGTATGGAGAGCAGCTGCTTTCAGACCAGCTGTTAGGCTTCCCCCTGCATAAGTCAAGGGCAGGAGATAGACGAGAATCTGAGAAACCTGACATCGACTTGGAAGATCCAACTCAGAAAAGTTATTATGAGGCATTACTATTAGATAAGTGCAACACGGAAGAAGCTTTGCTGGCAAATTCCAATCAGGATTGGGGTTACTTTGAGACTTTTATTAGTGAGAGTAAGATTGAGCTACTTGACCTCTGTTCCAAGAATGAACTGTCTGTTAACCTTTTCTCTGAAGAAGATGTGGAGAACTATATGTTCGATGATGATGAGTCAACCCTGGGCAGTGATGTCTGCTCCCTCAAAATTCGATATGAGTCCTTTCAGGACAATGTTCGAGACAAGACCACTCTTCTGATGCAGGAAGATGCCCAATTCAATTTTTTCCCCAGTGTCTTTACTACGTGTCCCAAGCGGGAATCTAAGAGTGGAATCCTCAAGCAGAGCAGTGATCTTTCTCAATTCAAGGTCCCTGATGTGAGCATCATCTGGGGAGAAGAAGATAAAAACTTGGACAAGAAGAAAGGCAAAGAGGAAGTACATGAAGACAAAAGCATAGAGACAAAAGATGAAAAAGATAATGGAGAAAAGCCTGCATTAAACAATAAACCATGTGGTGGTCTTGAGGTAGAGCAATTTAAGAACCTAAAGGCTGACCAACTTACTAATTCCCTGGAGACATCAGGGAATTTCAGTGATGACAGTTCCTTCATTGAGGTCTCATATGATGCCATGGGGGAGATCAAAGACTGTAGCCGCTATATGGCTCGGGACACTAATTCTGGAAGTTCATCCTCCCAGCAGAACTACGGACTGCGAGCCAAGAGAAAAGTCAGATACAGCGAAGATTATCTATATGATGTTGACTCGCTAGAGGGGGAAAAAGTAAATGAGAGAAAGGAATGGCCTCCAGGTGGTTccaaagaagaagatgatgatgaatggTGTcccaaaaagagaagaaaagtaacACGTAAAGAGCcccctgttattattaaatatatcatTATCAATCGTTTTAAAGGTGAGAAGAACATGTTGGTGAAGCTAAGTAAAGTAGATGCCAGTGAAACAACAGTAAATCTGAGTGAGAATCAGCTCAGTAAGTATGCCAAGCTATCACCTTTGAAAGGATTctggcaaaagaagaaaaagcagaaaaacaGCAACACAGACTCAGTCAAAACACCCTTATGCCAAAAGCAAAGCTTTGAACCAGGTAGCTTTGAGGTGTCATTCCTGCCTCCTGCTCGTAAACGAAAATCTAAGCTTGGCAACAGACACAGGATTCAAAGGATCCAATCTGTGGAAACTTCAGCAAGTAGTAAGCAGGTTTCATTCTGCAGTGATCAGAAACAAGCTTGTAATCGCAAAGAAGACGGTGTAAAAGGGACACCAAAATCAGCACTTCTTACTGACCCAAGCTGTGCCAATGGATCACATTTACGTGGCCTCATAGTCTCCGACTCGGTTAAAGTCAAAGCTCAAGATACAGAGTTCAAGGGCCCAGAGAGGAAAGTGcttaacaaaattaaatttaaaagtgaaGCTAGGttaaaatccaaaaaaatcaaagctgGACAAGAAAACAAACCAGTTGTTCAAATGagccctgtctcagaagacaCATCCTCCAaggctaatttaaaaaatgaagtcacTCCTGGAACCTCAAACAGTTCCCATATGTCTGAATTTCACGAGACAAAAGTTAAGAATTCCACTTTCCTACCAACCACCTGCTCTTCTGAAATGCCTCTATCATCTGCTAATGTTGCCACTAATATACCTGTTATTCCTGGAGGGTATCTGCAAACACTGTTAGATGCTTCTGACTTATCAAATAATACTAGTATCTCATACTTCACCAACCATTCTGCAGAGCAAAATGAAGGCAGCCTCACTCAAACGGAAAAAGCATTTGTACCTCTCCAGTCTGCTCAAGACTGTGTGCTGTCTTCATCTTCTGATTCTCAGCTGCAACAATCATCTCAGAACTTCAAAATGGAAGCAAGCAACTTTGGAAGTTTGTGGCCCGACAAGGATACATCTGGCTCCCAGGAATTCATGACTGAAGTCTCAAGGGAGATAGCCACAAACCAATCTAGTGAATTTGAAGCTTCCCAAGTTGTCTCCATGGAGAATAACCTCACAGCTATAACATACAGTCCTGTATGCCTCAATAGTGATGCCAGTGGTTGCAACAAGGTTCTGTATGCCTCTTTGCAGGACTCACATCTCCCACCTGAAGACTTGTATCAATTGTGTCACTTTAATAATGGAGAGATCTGCTTTCCGTTCCAGCAGGGCCCACTCAGTACAGATGATGATGGCCGGCTCTTTAGCTTTGATTCGATGACTTCCCTTACTGTTAGTTCAAGCAATTATTGTTCCTTAAGCTTGAAATCCTGTGAAAAGGATGGTGATGATGAAATCAATGATGACTTTCTGGCCCACTGCAGCCCCAAACTGGTGATCCAACAGAGCATTGATGAAATAGCACCACTAAAGGAGTCCACTGACCTCCTTGACATCTCCAACTTCACTCCTGACAAGTTCCGACACTCTTCTCTCTTAGAAATGTCTCCCCCAGACACCCCCAGTCTTTCTCCTCAGAGTACCAGATGTGAGAGTATCAAAACACTAGGAACAATGAAAGGATTCCAAGAAGGTGTCCCAGGATCGTTGAGCACCGTGGAAAAAATCAAGTGGGACTGTAATACCCTTTCACAACAGGCCCAAGCAGATGATGGCTTTACATTAAATAGCCATCAGTTTCAGTTCCATATGTTCAATGATGAGGACTCTGTTGGCCTGCTCCAAAAAAGCCCTTGCCTGTCAACATTTGATGAGCCAGCTGGGCAAATTAATACCAACAGCAAAGTGtcaaaatcaagaaagaaaacttcaccTGGCAAGAGTGGGGCTGTAAGCCAAAGTTCTTCTCAGAAAAATTCCAGGAAAAAATCGCCAAAAGCAAGCAACAAAGGGGTTGAAAAGCCACCTAGCAAAACCTCCCGCCAGGTTCCTAaatcaacaaagaaagggaaatatGTGGCTGCTGTCAATGGAGAGAAAATGCAAATTGGGATTGGCCATAGTGGGGGCCAACCCAATAGTACATCCTCCAATGCAAAGACACTGACTGAATGTATTCAGCATGGTGGTCCTGTTGCCTCTATGAAGATACCAAGTCAGAAGGGACTTTCTGGAGATTGGGCTTTGGGAAAGGAAAGCAGGCCAGGCTGGAATGACATGAGTGTAGTCACTAATACCAACAACCTTCTGGATGATGACCAACGAGAGTTTCAAGAGCCTTCCTATATCTTATCCAATATTGCCTCTGGTATGGCAGATGTGCAAAGATTCATGATGGCCTCCATGGAGCCCCTTTGGGAACCCATGGAGCACCAAGGGGAGTCCAACACATTCTACTCCCCTGATTCCAATAgcctaaaattaaaaaccctcaaaaTACTGGCTGGAACACCACAAGAATCTAAGAAAAAGGTTACTAATGGGTCTTCAGGAGCTACTAAGAATCACAGGTCAGTCAAAGCTGTGAGCAAAAGCAACGGGAAAGCGGCAATTGGTGAGCCTGGTCATGCAGATATGCCTGGTTCCAGTGAGGACTCTCGATCTGCCTTCTTTGATAAAAAGTACAGTAATGTGAACACTTTAGGCAATAATGGACCAACACACAAAAAATTATATCGTCACAAATCCAGCTCCAAGGGCCTGCGAGATGAGAAATATAAGGGAAAGCGCGTGGAACGAGAACAGGCCCACAAGGATGAGGCTGGAACAACTTCTTTTGAAAAACTGAG GGATTCCAACTACAATCTCCTAAAAGCAGAAACAGCATTTGGGGTTTTACCTGTGTTTGAAGAAGAGACTCACATTTTCCAGAAAGACATttga